The Blautia pseudococcoides genome segment ATTATGACCATGACCTGGAGATAGAGGCTTATAATTTGAGCGGTATTGTCCAGAAATTTCCAAACCATTTTCATGATTATTATGTGATCGGGTTTGTGGAGGGAGGTAAAAGGCATCTCTGGTGCAAAGGCAAAGAGTATGATCTGACCGCAGGGGATTTGATCCTGTTTAATCCCAGAGATAACCACTACTGTGCACCCATCAATGGTGAAATATTAGATTACCGTGCTGTGAATATTAATGTGGACGTGATGGAAAGAGCAGTCAAAGAAATTACAGGTAGGGATTTTGTCCTGCATTTTACCAGCAACGTGGTGTATCAAAGTGACATTACACAGTCCATCGGTGATTTGTATGATGCCATCCTTACCCACGCACCTAAACTGAAAAAGGAAGAGGCGTTTTTCTTCCTTCTGGAGCAGATCCTGCAGGAACATGCAGCTCCTTTTGATGAAATTGATATATCAGAGCCAAATCAGCAGATCAAGACACTCTGTCATTATATGGAGAAACATTTTTCCGAGAATATTACGCTGGATGACCTGCTTTCCATGACAAGTTTCGGCAAATCGTATCTGCTGCGTTCTTTTACAAAGCAGGTAGGTGTTTCACCTTACCGCTATCTGCAGACCGTGCGCCTGGAAAAAGCAAAAAAGTTTCTGGAACAGGGCGTGGCGCCTATTGATGCGGCAGATATGGCGGGGTTTGCGGACCAGAGCCATTTTACCAACTTTTTCAAAGAATTTATCGGACTGACACCAAAACAGTATCAGAAAATCT includes the following:
- a CDS encoding AraC family ligand binding domain-containing protein: MHAEQEQRHVYYDHDLEIEAYNLSGIVQKFPNHFHDYYVIGFVEGGKRHLWCKGKEYDLTAGDLILFNPRDNHYCAPINGEILDYRAVNINVDVMERAVKEITGRDFVLHFTSNVVYQSDITQSIGDLYDAILTHAPKLKKEEAFFFLLEQILQEHAAPFDEIDISEPNQQIKTLCHYMEKHFSENITLDDLLSMTSFGKSYLLRSFTKQVGVSPYRYLQTVRLEKAKKFLEQGVAPIDAADMAGFADQSHFTNFFKEFIGLTPKQYQKIFTDKPLPVTPAKEWTNE